Proteins from one Flavobacterium branchiarum genomic window:
- a CDS encoding GNAT family N-acetyltransferase, with amino-acid sequence MTIKEIPAEATWAIRHKVMWPEMPFEFVQLEEDDLGIHFGLYNESKLVAIVSCFDDHNEMQFRKLATLTEEQGKGFATLLLNYIFQQAKDKGIKRIWCNARVNKKSFYEKLGLIDTKVTFFKSGQEFVIMELCL; translated from the coding sequence ATGACAATCAAAGAAATTCCTGCCGAAGCAACTTGGGCAATTCGGCATAAAGTGATGTGGCCTGAGATGCCTTTTGAATTTGTACAGTTAGAGGAAGATGATTTAGGGATTCATTTTGGATTATATAATGAATCGAAACTAGTTGCTATTGTTTCTTGTTTTGATGATCATAACGAAATGCAATTTAGAAAATTAGCCACTTTGACCGAGGAGCAAGGAAAAGGTTTTGCAACACTATTGCTAAATTATATTTTTCAACAAGCTAAGGATAAGGGAATAAAGCGAATTTGGTGCAATGCAAGAGTAAATAAAAAATCATTTTATGAGAAATTGGGTTTAATAGATACGAAGGTTACTTTTTTTAAATCGGGACAAGAGTTTGTAATAATGGAACTGTGTTTATAA